Proteins encoded in a region of the Streptococcus sanguinis genome:
- a CDS encoding DUF4300 family protein, which translates to MKKYSKIIMSCACLALTFGLVACASSQKNKETSQTTSTYSNLNSKKSVEEVKSLLAAELDKDSVDNFVNLVNDYNGLVGSAGLRGDFTKFTKTEYDVEKINPLWQAKKGDFIGTNCRINTYTLLKNSIEIPQIEKDDELLFIDNDSIDKGKLFDAKDKEDFNILFSRVKTEATQDVKVHAKKMEEYFKQFKFSEKARMLSVIVHDNLDGDSLFVGHVGVLVPDKDGYLFVEKLTFEEPYQAIKFATKEDVYKYLQTKYKDYTGEGLAKPFIMDNDKWVEGK; encoded by the coding sequence ATGAAAAAATACAGCAAAATAATCATGTCCTGCGCCTGCTTAGCATTGACTTTTGGGCTTGTGGCATGTGCTAGTTCCCAGAAAAATAAAGAAACAAGTCAAACTACATCGACTTATTCAAATCTAAACAGTAAAAAGAGTGTCGAAGAAGTCAAGAGTTTGTTGGCTGCTGAATTGGATAAAGACAGTGTCGATAACTTTGTCAATCTAGTCAATGACTACAATGGACTTGTTGGTTCTGCTGGATTAAGGGGCGATTTCACTAAGTTTACCAAAACCGAATATGATGTGGAAAAAATCAATCCTCTATGGCAGGCAAAGAAGGGCGATTTTATCGGGACAAATTGTCGGATTAATACTTATACTTTGCTGAAAAATAGCATCGAAATTCCTCAAATAGAAAAAGATGACGAACTCTTGTTCATAGATAATGATTCGATTGACAAGGGCAAGCTCTTTGATGCCAAGGATAAGGAAGATTTTAATATCCTGTTTTCAAGAGTCAAGACTGAAGCGACTCAAGATGTAAAAGTCCATGCTAAGAAGATGGAGGAATACTTCAAACAGTTCAAGTTTAGTGAAAAAGCACGGATGCTTTCAGTCATTGTCCACGACAATCTTGACGGCGATTCTCTCTTTGTAGGCCATGTCGGCGTCTTGGTTCCAGATAAAGACGGCTATCTGTTCGTCGAAAAGCTGACCTTTGAAGAGCCATACCAGGCAATCAAGTTTGCGACCAAGGAAGATGTCTACAAATACTTGCAGACAAAATATAAGGACTACACAGGGGAAGGACTGGCCAAGCCTTTTATCATGGACAATGATAAGTGGGTAGAGGGTAAATAG
- the rexB gene encoding ATP-dependent nuclease subunit B: MKLLYTDIRHSLTKVLVAEAESLVAAGKRVFYIAPNSLSFEKERAVLECLKTQASFAITVTRFAQMARYFVLNDVRQGQSLDDIGLGMLIYRTLTELDDGELKVYGRIKKDPQFIQQLMDLYHELQTAQMSFADLEFLEEPEKREDLVKIFTAVTAALNKGDFDSSSQIAAFAQHILSGDTDEELENLALVIDGFTRFSAEEEYLVGLLHRKGVEIVIGTYASQKSYRAAFREGNLYQASVDFLRKLAEDYQVKPDYIPHAEAEDAFGRISKVLESRYDFSESTVSLSETDRSQLQIWSTMNQKEELEFVAKSIRQRVHDGVRYKDIRLLLGDVEAYQLQLKTIFDQYQIPYYLGRSESMAQHPLVQFVESLERLKRYNFQLEDLVNLLKTGLYGDLTQEELDHFEQYLRYADIKGAGKLAKDFTANSQGKFDLDRLNHIRRRVMTPMQDFFKSRSQTVSGLLAKFTEFVQAARFSDNLTALLQGASQQEQERHEEVWKAFSHVLEQFAQVFEDSKVKLDDFLALILSGMLLSNYRTVPATVDVVKVQSYDLIEPLAAPYVYAIGLTQERFPKIAQNKSLLSDEDRARLNDATDSQAELQIASSENLKKHRYTALSLMNSATKELVLSAPALVNEVEDSISTYLLELTAAPLSLPIIVKKPQASSDDIGSYRALLSQIIELHQEEIDREWTAEEQTFWAVAVRVLRKKLAAEGISIPHISKELKTEPLQSETLQALYPQEQPLRLSASALNEYFRHQYAYFLKYVLRLQEEWTIHPDARSHGIFLHRIFEKVLQDDSSADFDRRLAQAMEETSREAEFESIYSESGQTRFARQLLLDTARATGRVLAHPSGIETIGEETGFGSASKPFLTLENGRAVTVSGKVDRIDRLTKTESLGVVDYKSGDIKFSFEKFFNGLNSQLPTYLAAIEELADYQEEKGTFGAMYLQMTDPIVALKDTKTLADAANQSMKPLQYKGLFVADAVKDLGPLYEKNKTNLLSQEDLDLLLAYNAYLYKKAAEGILSGRFAVNPYTENGRSIAPYVEQFKAITGFEANFHLGQARQLEKLDTSKFDRRPTGEKLRQAWLEKMREEMEK; encoded by the coding sequence ATGAAATTACTTTATACAGATATTCGCCATTCTTTGACCAAGGTTTTGGTGGCTGAGGCTGAGAGCTTGGTGGCGGCTGGTAAGCGAGTCTTTTATATTGCGCCAAATTCGCTATCTTTTGAGAAGGAGCGGGCGGTTTTGGAGTGCCTGAAAACTCAGGCTTCCTTTGCCATTACGGTGACGCGCTTTGCCCAGATGGCTCGGTATTTTGTCCTCAATGATGTTCGGCAAGGGCAGAGTTTGGACGATATTGGTCTGGGAATGTTGATTTATCGGACCTTGACAGAGTTAGATGATGGCGAACTTAAGGTCTATGGCAGAATTAAGAAGGATCCCCAGTTTATCCAGCAACTGATGGATCTTTACCATGAACTGCAGACCGCCCAGATGTCCTTTGCGGATTTGGAATTTCTTGAGGAGCCTGAGAAGCGGGAGGATCTGGTCAAGATTTTTACAGCGGTGACTGCTGCTCTGAATAAGGGCGATTTTGATTCGTCTTCTCAGATTGCCGCTTTTGCCCAGCATATTCTATCAGGTGATACGGATGAGGAGTTGGAGAATCTAGCTCTGGTCATTGATGGCTTTACTCGATTTTCTGCCGAAGAGGAATACCTAGTTGGTCTTCTTCATCGGAAAGGTGTTGAGATTGTTATCGGTACCTATGCCAGCCAAAAATCCTATCGAGCAGCCTTTCGTGAGGGCAATCTCTATCAGGCTAGTGTGGATTTTTTGAGAAAGCTGGCTGAGGACTATCAGGTCAAGCCTGACTATATCCCTCATGCAGAAGCAGAAGATGCCTTTGGTCGGATTTCCAAGGTCTTGGAGAGTCGCTATGACTTTTCAGAATCAACGGTTAGTCTTAGTGAGACAGACCGCTCACAGCTTCAAATTTGGTCTACTATGAACCAGAAAGAAGAGCTGGAGTTTGTGGCTAAGTCCATCCGACAGCGGGTTCATGATGGTGTGCGCTATAAGGATATTCGTCTGCTTTTGGGAGATGTGGAAGCCTACCAGCTTCAGCTCAAGACCATTTTTGACCAGTATCAGATTCCCTACTATCTGGGGCGGAGTGAGTCGATGGCCCAGCATCCGCTGGTTCAGTTTGTTGAGTCCTTGGAGCGGCTCAAGCGCTATAACTTCCAACTGGAAGACCTGGTCAATCTCTTAAAGACGGGCCTCTACGGAGATTTGACTCAAGAGGAGCTGGATCATTTTGAGCAATATCTGCGCTATGCTGACATTAAGGGTGCAGGCAAGCTAGCTAAGGATTTCACGGCCAATAGCCAAGGGAAATTTGACCTAGACCGTCTTAATCATATTCGCCGCCGGGTCATGACTCCGATGCAAGACTTTTTCAAATCCCGCAGCCAGACGGTGTCGGGGCTCTTAGCTAAGTTTACGGAGTTCGTCCAAGCAGCCCGTTTTTCGGACAATTTGACGGCTCTGCTGCAGGGAGCAAGTCAGCAGGAGCAGGAGCGTCATGAGGAAGTCTGGAAGGCTTTTAGTCATGTTCTAGAGCAGTTTGCTCAGGTCTTTGAAGATAGCAAGGTAAAACTGGACGACTTTCTGGCCTTGATCCTGTCTGGCATGCTTTTGTCCAACTATCGGACGGTGCCAGCAACAGTAGATGTGGTCAAGGTCCAGTCTTATGACCTGATAGAGCCTTTAGCAGCTCCTTACGTCTATGCGATTGGACTGACCCAGGAGCGTTTCCCGAAAATCGCGCAAAACAAGAGTTTGCTCAGTGATGAAGACCGGGCTCGGCTCAATGACGCAACGGATTCTCAGGCCGAACTCCAGATTGCCAGTTCAGAAAATCTCAAGAAGCATCGCTATACAGCTCTATCACTGATGAATTCTGCCACCAAAGAGCTGGTCTTGTCTGCACCAGCCTTGGTCAATGAAGTAGAGGACAGCATATCGACCTATCTACTGGAATTGACTGCAGCTCCGCTTTCCTTGCCCATCATTGTCAAAAAGCCTCAGGCTTCCAGTGATGATATTGGTAGCTACCGAGCTCTACTTTCTCAAATTATTGAGCTCCACCAAGAGGAGATTGACCGAGAGTGGACAGCAGAGGAGCAGACTTTTTGGGCAGTAGCTGTGCGGGTACTGCGCAAGAAATTGGCAGCAGAAGGCATCAGCATTCCGCACATCAGCAAGGAACTGAAAACGGAGCCTCTGCAGTCGGAAACTTTGCAAGCCCTCTACCCTCAAGAACAGCCTCTGAGACTGTCAGCGTCTGCCCTCAACGAATATTTCCGGCATCAGTATGCTTATTTTCTCAAGTATGTTCTGCGTCTGCAGGAAGAGTGGACCATTCATCCTGATGCTCGCAGTCATGGGATTTTCCTTCACCGGATTTTCGAAAAGGTTCTGCAGGATGATTCGTCTGCCGATTTTGACCGGCGTTTAGCGCAGGCTATGGAAGAGACTAGCCGAGAGGCTGAGTTTGAGAGCATCTACAGTGAGTCAGGCCAGACCCGTTTTGCCCGCCAGCTCTTACTAGATACGGCGCGGGCGACTGGCCGTGTGCTGGCTCATCCAAGCGGGATTGAGACCATTGGTGAGGAGACTGGCTTTGGATCTGCTTCTAAGCCTTTCCTGACCTTGGAAAATGGCAGAGCAGTGACCGTGAGCGGAAAGGTGGACCGGATTGACCGTCTGACTAAGACCGAGAGTTTGGGAGTGGTGGACTATAAGTCTGGCGATATTAAGTTCAGCTTTGAAAAGTTCTTTAATGGACTGAATTCTCAGCTGCCGACCTATCTGGCAGCGATTGAGGAGTTAGCAGACTATCAAGAGGAAAAGGGCACTTTTGGCGCCATGTATTTGCAGATGACCGATCCGATTGTGGCGCTTAAAGATACCAAGACCTTGGCGGATGCAGCCAATCAGTCTATGAAGCCACTCCAGTACAAGGGACTTTTTGTGGCTGATGCTGTCAAGGATCTTGGTCCGCTCTATGAAAAAAATAAGACAAACTTGCTGAGTCAGGAAGACTTGGACTTGCTGCTGGCCTACAATGCTTATCTTTACAAAAAAGCCGCGGAAGGCATACTATCAGGTCGCTTTGCAGTCAATCCTTATACAGAGAATGGGCGAAGCATTGCTCCTTATGTAGAGCAGTTTAAGGCCATTACAGGCTTTGAAGCCAATTTCCATCTTGGACAGGCACGCCAGCTGGAAAAGCTGGATACAAGCAAGTTTGATAGGCGGCCGACTGGTGAGAAGTTGCGCCAGGCCTGGCTAGAAAAGATGAGGGAGGAGATGGAAAAATGA